The stretch of DNA TGTAGACTGTATAAAACCAGACAGTTAACAGCACAAAATCAACTTgattataatataaaatgtacatttaaatgaaaacacattgAAGTCATTGGGCTGGCTATCAATTCCATTACCATTAAAACAATccttttaaaagtgtgtgtgtgtgtgtgtgtgtgtgtgtgtgtgtgtgtgtgtgtgtgtgtgtgtgtaagatatTCAGTGTAATATAAGATAACACAGGAAAGAGAATTAATAGTTCTACATATTTGAGACgctgaaaacagcattttctgaccgttttttttatgaaaaattaCTATTAACAATAAATagtcaacaaaggtcagtttaaaaaaaaaaaaaagctacaaaaacatgtaaacacacgAAAAACgtcaaacactgacaaaaaaacgttgaaaacatAGAAtgtcacaaacaaaaaaaaacagaagttaACCCTTAAATGACTTCTGTCTATTTCAGTTTACAAAACTCAGCAGAGGATCCAGAACCATAAACCCTTAGTCCAGCATAGAggggctgagtgaatgtggtctggactctgtggaggagagtcatggtttcagagacgctgtagaaggacagaatacctgcactgtgatccaggtacactcctactctggaggactcagGACCTGAGACGGGAGTTTGGACTTTGTTGgaacaaaatatataactgtTGTTGTCACAATATAACACCCAAGATTTGTCATTTCGTCCAAATCCACATTCATATGACCTccctgctctgctgatattcttgtatgcgactgctacatcaacttctcctctcctctccacctcccagtaacaacgtccagtcagactctctctactcaggacctgaACCCAGTCAGTGAATCTGTCTGGGTGACTAGAATAAGACTGTTGTTGACTCATTACTGTTGCTTTCCTGTTCCCCTCAGATaataacagctgtgtgtgtgctgtgtttggatccagtgtgatttcatgtgaatattttaagaactcagctctggtcttgggctctggttgtggcagtaaaacgtccacttcagtccctgtcagtgagacctttgtccacttctctctcaggacgtcctgtagtttatctctgacttctgacacggccgctgtcacgtcctCAAAGCAGCTCATAGGACGGATATGGATGCTGGATGTTGATTGGctgagtggtgacagtgaggggtagttgtgtagaaactggttgtgatcctctgtgtgtgagagcttcttcagctcagcgtctttcctcttcagctcagtgatctcctgctccagcttctcctgaagctctttgactcgactcacttctcttttctgctgggatctgacctgctgcttcacatcagagcttcttttctccaggagacggatcagctcagtgaagatcttctcgctgtcctccactgctttatcagcagagacattgatggcctccgcctgctgttgaagcagcttcacatctttctctctgtcctggattctctgctggatgttttgtcgactcccctcgagctctctctgcctctcagctctctctgctgcagctgagactgtgtcgtggcctttatgttcatccacagagcagagataacagataagctgctgatcagtacgacagaacatcttcatcacctcatcatgacgagagcagacgttctcctggagcttcttggacggctccaccagcttgtgtttcttgaATGTCTCTGATTCATAATGAAACTGAAGGTGTTTCTCACAGAAAGAAGCCAGACATTGCAGACAGGACTTGTGTGCTTTGAGTTTTCTCCCGGTGCagacatcacaggccacatcttcagctccagcatagcagtgatcagcaggagcagcttggagtccagtcttcttcagctcctccactaaaTCTGCTAACAAGTTGTTTTTCAGCAGGTCAGGCCTCGATGTGAACCTCTTCCTGCACTGAGGACAGCTGTAGCTGTACTTACAATCCTCTACATCCCAGTGGcttttaatacagttcatgcagtagttgtgtccacagggagtagtcaccggatccttcagtagatccagacagatggaacaaGAGAAGGCTTCCCGGTCCAGCTGAACTCCTTTCTGCGCCATTTCACCTCTCGCTCAGTGACAACGACTGTCTGAGTCTCACTTCCTGAGAAGTGAAACTAAAAACAGCATGTACAGTGGGAGGAGTTATCAAGTCTTGCTTCATTCCTGGAGGAGGAGCAGTTAGAGAGAGATACTGGGTGTGTTGCAATGCCCATTCTACCATTAGTATgccagaattttttttgtaagtACCAATTGTATGCAGACTGTACTGCAGCCAACAGTATATACTTTTATAAGAGCAGCTGCAGTTTGtactaaagtaaaaagaaaaagtatgtgaTAAGGAACGCAGCAACACTTGTTAACAACAGAGCtcatttctcatttaaaaacTCTGCTGACTTCAGCTTTTAGGAGGTAAACTCTTCTTAGAATCAGAGGGTTTGGAGACGGCTCCCCAGTTCACTAAATGACTGAGTTGTCCTGTTGTTAAGTTTATATTGTTTACAAAAATCCAAACACAGAACACGGAAGACACATGAATGAATCACAGCTTTTTGTTAGTAAATAAAGTATCTACAATCTGTGAAACATATAGAATAGATTTAGCGCCACCTTAACCATCATCAAAATGCTGCTGACATGTTAAATATAGTTCGGCCTAGAACAATAACACATCCTGAGAGGGTTTCTTCTGAATGATGAGGGCTTTAACCAGGGGCGGTTTGgccatctggcatttctgaCAAATGCCAGATGGGCCGgaccatttttttaaatgtgggccGGTCTTGTTGTgtaatattaagcatttggccagtcggcaacggccggcctggtcccgagatgggccgaccgacccaatcagaggttactcaaattgggacgttcagtcaaaatcaaacacgtcaccttcaaacgggatctctgtttgcagtgttcaggctgtaccggaccctcccggtgaccatgctgctctgggggaccggctgctgacgggcgcagagcttcgccggagctctgactgctgtctgtccgcgcgggCGTCTGACGGCTTCAGTATTacattgagacagtttcattaccggttaaaaacgtctcgttatcgtgttaaatagtagtctaattctgTGTTTTGGTGCAGttagtgtaggcctataggagtacacatgacaaccctgaacaagcagcatCGCTCCGTCCCTGTGTCTGtctttccctgtgtgtgtgtctgtgtgtctttccctgtgtgtgtgtctctgtgtgtgtgtgtgtgtctgtctgtgtgtgtgtctctgtgtgtgtgtctgtctgtgtgtgtgtctgtctgtctttccctgtgtgtgtgtgtctctgtgtgtgctgtgtgtgtgtgtgtgtctccgtgtgtgtgtgtctgtgtccccgTGTCTTTCCGTGTgtccccatgtgtgtgtgtctttccctgtgtgtgtgtctctgtgtgtgtctgtctgtgtgtgtttgtgtctgtgtgtgtctttccctgtgtgtctgtgtgtgtctccgtgtgtgtctttccccgtgtgtgtgtgtgtctctgtgtgtgtgtgtgtgtgtgtctctctgtgtgtgtgtgtgtgtgtgtgtgtgtgtgtgtgtgtgtgtgtgtgtgtatctctacGTATGGTCCTGGACCTTTGAATGATGCGTTTGAGAACCGCTGCGTTAAAGTCTCCGTTCTGaaaagagataaaaacaaacaaacaaacgaccacatgaaataaacacacagcgGAACAGTCTTTAAATCCACTAAACTTTATTCGTAGCTCTGAAACCTAAATGACAATCCAACAGCGAGCGTCAACGAGCCAAACCACCGCTCACACAAACACGTTTCAGACTTCACTTTTTATTGAAAagaccacaaaaaaaacaaaaacaaaaacaaaaaagaaagacgACTCGGATCCTCCGTTGGAGTCTTCCGTCTGTCGTCCAATCAGATGATGCTTACCTTTAAACGCAGCCAGGAACTACTTCCTGTCACCCCAAAACCAACCAATGAAATGGCTCCACTCAGCTGTTCCCAGACCGTTAACTCAATCACTGTTACACCAGACGGATACCAAAAATACTTTaatttataaattaaataatttacatCTCTTTGccaaaaacccccaaaaaaacatttcttgtttTTAATAAACAGACCTGACAACGGTCGGCAAGaatcaaatacaaaaatgtattcaaagttAATGTTGCCGAGGACGACGGCAGCCTCGCTCCGCACGCCtcctcgctgtgtgtgtgtgtgtgtgtgtctctgtgtgtgtgtgtgtgtgtgtgtctgtgtctctgtgtgtgtgtgtctgtgtctctatgtgtgtctatgtgtgtgtgtgtctgtctgtgtgtttctgtgtgtgtgtgtgtctctgtgtgtgtgtctctatgtgtgtgtctgtctttgtgtgtctgtgtgtctctgtgtgtgtctgtgagtgtgtgtgtgtgtgtgtgtgtgtgtgtgtgtgcgtctagtCCTCGTGACGCTGCAACGCGTCACTGTGTGTTCTCGTCACATTGGACTCGGTCCGTTAAAACCTCCGTCTCTTCTGTTTTCACATCGGGAAGCTCGCTCGCCGTCTCAGAGTCTACTTCCTGTTTGACCGAGGCGGCGCCAGTGGCGGCGCCAGTGGCGGCGGCGATGGCGGCGATGGCAGCGGCGGCGGCGACAGCACAGGAGGAAGTGGcgtcttcctcttcctgttcCTCGCTCTTCACGAAGGCGCCCAGCGGGTGGTCCGTCAGCGTCTTGTTGGGCGACGGCGTGGCGTCCAGGTACGTCTGCAGGGAGAGGAAGCACAGCGTCACGGCAACGCTTTCGTTACTATTTCAGCCCGTCGTCACGGAGACACACAGAGCTCAACAGAGACGTGATCTTACGTTCAACGATGGTCCGACAACACATTTATATTATACTCCGTCACTGGAGGATTATGGGAagatgggggagggggggggggtttcctctgtgtgtctctgtgtgtgtgtgtctgtgtgtgtgtttctctgtgtgtgtgtgtgtgcgtgtgtctgtgtgtgtgtgtgcttctctgtatgtgtgtgtgtctctgtgtgtgtgtgtgtgtgtgtgtctctgtgtgtgtgtgtccctgtgtgtgtgtgtgtgtgtgtgtgtgtgtgtgtgtgtgtgtgtctctgtgtgtgtgtgtgtgtgtgtgtgtctctgtgtgtgtgtgtgtgtgtgtgtgtgtgtgtctctgtgtgtctgtgtgtctgtgtgtgtgtgtgtgtgttttaggtgtTTGGCTTGATTTTAGGATTCTAATATTAATTTTTCCATCATTTCTGTAATAAAGTTGAGATGGATTCAACATGTTCTGACCCCCTGAACGTTGATTGTTGCGTCTTTTTGGGGAGAAATCTCAGTTACTTACATTTTTATAATCTTCAAAACAGGCGGGATGGAAGTTCTgtggagagaaaacacacaaagacataattaataatcaaTAACACGTAAAAACCCTTCAGAAACAGATCTTTGGTCctcaaaaatgtgattaaaatgtgttaaaatacattttaaaatctcaGTTTCTTACAGTTTCAGGTGTGACGTCTTCACTCGTCTTATtttgtccaaaacccaaaagaTCTGATGTCATTTTAATGTCACATTTTATAATTCATTCCACGAGACTTTTTAGGAATTCTTATTCATATTtcttggattttatttttaacaatttcTATACTTTAAtttgcaaaaagaaaaatatttctttggacattttataatattttttggactttttataatattttctggacattttataatattttttggactttttataatattttctggacattttataatattttttcgacttttttcttATATTTGAGGTTTTTAAACTAAtattttaactacattttacaAAGAAAAAATTCAAggcatttttattatttgttcaaTTATAATATTTCGGGGACTTTTTACTAATAGTTTTAAGGAATTTTACTTTGTTGATATTTTACTAATAATTTGTACCAATATTTTTAGGATGTTTTCCTAATGTATAGTGGGAGAGAGTGGTACCTTGTCGTCGACCCTGAGGGCGTTCTTCAGGAAccagtcctcctcctcctccacccagTACGTCTCAAACGCCTCCTGGCAGATCTCACACAACTGTAgaaacaggaaacaacaacacaacacattctGTATTTAGTTTCTTTATATTCATACTTTACTTTCTACTTTGTTTAACTAACGTCTTGGCAGAGAAGTACTTAATGTATGGAGACTAGCTCTAAACGTGTCACACCTGGTAAAAACAGATGGATATAAAGaaggtttgtgtgtctgtgtgtgtgtctctgtgtgtgtgtgtgtgtgtgtctctctgtgtgtgtgtgtgtgtgtctgtctgcatgtgtgcgcgcgtgtctgtgtctctgtgtgttggtctgtctgtgtgtgtgtctctgtgtgtgtgtgtgtgtttgtgtgtctgtgtgcgtgtgtgtgtgtgtgtgtgtaagaagtaGAGTTGGATCTAAATAGTCCttaatgtaataaatgtaaaaaaaaaaatacatgtctTCCACCATTTTTTGGGTGTGGATCTGAAAACCAATCAGATCCGTGAAACTGATCTGATCCCAGGTGTGTAGGTGAGTTTTGTGGTCCGTAGCACCCCTCCCCTAGCCGAAGGCGTCCGTTTGTGCGTCTCACCTCTCCCACTTGGTCCTTGGTGGCCTTCACGCTCTGGAACTCCTTCTCCTTGGCGGCCGCCTGGCTCTTCTGAACCTCCTCCTCGTTCTCCTTCTCGAAGAAGTGACTCTTGGCTCGCTCCTCCAGGTCGGCGATCTCCTCAAACTCTATCCAGTCCTGATGgcgacacaaacacaaacgctGGATGAGTTTAAAACTGACATATCCCCTGGAAAGCATTcagttgtttttaaaaagggagaacgctgtaa from Sander lucioperca isolate FBNREF2018 chromosome 13, SLUC_FBN_1.2, whole genome shotgun sequence encodes:
- the LOC116055009 gene encoding E3 ubiquitin/ISG15 ligase TRIM25-like isoform X3, whose protein sequence is MAQKGVQLDREAFSCSICLDLLKDPVTTPCGHNYCMNCIKSHWDVEDCKYSYSCPQCRKRFTSRPDLLKNNLLADLVEELKKTGLQAAPADHCYAGAEDVACDVCTGRKLKAHKSCLQCLASFCEKHLQFHYESETFKKHKLVEPSKKLQENVCSRHDEVMKMFCRTDQQLICYLCSVDEHKGHDTVSAAAERAERQRELEGSRQNIQQRIQDREKDVKLLQQQAEAINVSADKAVEDSEKIFTELIRLLEKRSSDVKQQVRSQQKREVSRVKELQEKLEQEITELKRKDAELKKLSHTEDHNQFLHNYPSLSPLSQSTSSIHIRPMSCFEDVTAAVSEVRDKLQDVLREKWTKVSLTGTEVDKQRTEVDRLKTEVDKLKQQQLVRQVAFSASLVAGSQAVTIGPFPSDTLLIYKHVPTNIGNAYNSNTGVFTAPVRGAYHFEWWVAAHGDNGAHASAAVLVKNSENVFMAYERQTQHFGTSSNGVTLLLEVGDVVFVRLVADTLAYDNANHHTTFSGFLLFPM
- the LOC116055009 gene encoding E3 ubiquitin/ISG15 ligase TRIM25-like isoform X2; the protein is MAQKGVQLDREAFSCSICLDLLKDPVTTPCGHNYCMNCIKSHWDVEDCKYSYSCPQCRKRFTSRPDLLKNNLLADLVEELKKTGLQAAPADHCYAGAEDVACDVCTGRKLKAHKSCLQCLASFCEKHLQFHYESETFKKHKLVEPSKKLQENVCSRHDEVMKMFCRTDQQLICYLCSVDEHKGHDTVSAAAERAERQRELEGSRQNIQQRIQDREKDVKLLQQQAEAINVSADKAVEDSEKIFTELIRLLEKRSSDVKQQVRSQQKREVSRVKELQEKLEQEITELKRKDAELKKLSHTEDHNQFLHNYPSLSPLSQSTSSIHIRPMSCFEDVTAAVSEVRDKLQDVLREKWTKVSLTGTEVDKKKKEVDKLKTEVDKLKQQQLEQAAQLKTEVDKQKQDLKVRQVAFSASLVAGSQAVTIGPFPSDTLLIYKHVPTNIGNAYNSNTGVFTAPVRGAYHFEWWVAAHGDNGAHASAAVLVKNSENVFMAYERQTQHFGTSSNGVTLLLEVGDVVFVRLVADTLAYDNANHHTTFSGFLLFPM
- the LOC116055009 gene encoding E3 ubiquitin/ISG15 ligase TRIM25-like isoform X1, translating into MAQKGVQLDREAFSCSICLDLLKDPVTTPCGHNYCMNCIKSHWDVEDCKYSYSCPQCRKRFTSRPDLLKNNLLADLVEELKKTGLQAAPADHCYAGAEDVACDVCTGRKLKAHKSCLQCLASFCEKHLQFHYESETFKKHKLVEPSKKLQENVCSRHDEVMKMFCRTDQQLICYLCSVDEHKGHDTVSAAAERAERQRELEGSRQNIQQRIQDREKDVKLLQQQAEAINVSADKAVEDSEKIFTELIRLLEKRSSDVKQQVRSQQKREVSRVKELQEKLEQEITELKRKDAELKKLSHTEDHNQFLHNYPSLSPLSQSTSSIHIRPMSCFEDVTAAVSEVRDKLQDVLREKWTKVSLTGTEVDKQRTEVDRLKTEVDKLKQQQLEQAAQLKTEVDKQKQDLKVRQVAFSASLVAGSQAVTIGPFPSDTLLIYKHVPTNIGNAYNSNTGVFTAPVRGAYHFEWWVAAHGDNGAHASAAVLVKNSENVFMAYERQTQHFGTSSNGVTLLLEVGDVVFVRLVADTLAYDNANHHTTFSGFLLFPM
- the LOC116055009 gene encoding E3 ubiquitin/ISG15 ligase TRIM25-like isoform X4, with product MAQKGVQLDREAFSCSICLDLLKDPVTTPCGHNYCMNCIKSHWDVEDCKYSYSCPQCRKRFTSRPDLLKNNLLADLVEELKKTGLQAAPADHCYAGAEDVACDVCTGRKLKAHKSCLQCLASFCEKHLQFHYESETFKKHKLVEPSKKLQENVCSRHDEVMKMFCRTDQQLICYLCSVDEHKGHDTVSAAAERAERQRELEGSRQNIQQRIQDREKDVKLLQQQAEAINVSADKAVEDSEKIFTELIRLLEKRSSDVKQQVRSQQKREVSRVKELQEKLEQEITELKRKDAELKKLSHTEDHNQFLHNYPSLSPLSQSTSSIHIRPMSCFEDVTAAVSEVRDKLQDVLREKWTKVSLTGTEVDKKKKEVDKLKTEVDKLKQQQLVRQVAFSASLVAGSQAVTIGPFPSDTLLIYKHVPTNIGNAYNSNTGVFTAPVRGAYHFEWWVAAHGDNGAHASAAVLVKNSENVFMAYERQTQHFGTSSNGVTLLLEVGDVVFVRLVADTLAYDNANHHTTFSGFLLFPM